From the genome of Hippoglossus stenolepis isolate QCI-W04-F060 chromosome 13, HSTE1.2, whole genome shotgun sequence:
TCAgacaatgacaaagaaaaaacgaaatgttaaatgttaaatgttttatacacaaacacacacacacacattgatttttaGACTACGATGAGCACAGATGGACAAACTTACAGAAGTTTTTGAAGTTTCTGGtcttttttctcatcctcagttttcagtttgtcaaAGTCTGATTGAATCTTCCTCATCTCCAGCTGCAGAGCCTGATtcacactgaaaaacacagattcactTTATACAGAACatctttaattaaataaaaggaaCAAAATTCAGGAAACTAAAACATGGCAACAtctgagaaaagacaaactaaaGTTAAACACAAGCAGAAGTTAAAATTAACACTGTACAACAATAATATGATGATATAATACTAATCAGAAAAGGTCAGGTGACTAAAAAGAGATCAGTTGTAATgtttaataatcaataacataCTCTTTGAGTTGCTCAgcgtctctgtgtttctgttcaatCTCGTCTCGGAGTCGactctgttgtttttgatgGACTTCTCTGTGGTTCTCCATCTGTTCTTCTAAAGTTGTCTGCAGAACACAGCGCACTTCATTTCCCAAAGTTCTCCTTTAACATccactgattttattttgtttcttagattaaatattttataactTTCATTATGGTTGTATtatgtttgttatgttttattatgtgTTATCCCAATGATCCAAGATGGCGCAACAGATGGCAGCCTAATTGTGTTTGTGCGCGCATTTTTGTCTCGTTTTGTGTGTTAATTCGATTTTCTGTAGTCATACCCACAGTTCTTTCACCAGCAAAGAGCTCCTGAACATTAGAGGAACAACTCCAGTGGATTTATTTCcatcatttttgtgttcatCGGTGGAATTACTGGACATTCTGGTCAAAGGTGCGCTCACCTTTGCACACTCAGTGAAATGCAGCTGGAGGGGGAGACGTGCTGGAGCGCTCAACGCAGACATTGTTCATCTCTTCCAGGAATATTTCTTTCCAACGTGCGTTCACTGAGCAACAAACTGGACAAGCTTCAGTTACTGGTGGCTAGAAACAGACGCATGTCTTCATCTTGAGTTTCATGGAGACgtggctaaccctaaccctccaaCTGTTCAGAGCGGACCGCGACACGCAACTCTCCGGCAAAACGAAAGGTAGGGGAATCTGTTTCTATACAAAAAGCAGCTGGAACTTTCTTCATTAACTGTAAaccctctcactctccctttGAGTTCGCCTCATTTATCTTGGTCAGTGTTTACATTCCACTGCAGGCCAAGGTGCAGGAGCGCACGCTTGCCGACCAGATACTATGTGTAGAGCAAACATACCCGGCCATTGTCCTCAGCGACTTTACCAAAGGAGATCTTAGCCATAAACTCCACGAAAATACAGATAGTTTATTAAATAAGCaaccagagaggagaacacTTTGGATCACTGCTACACGACAGTCAGTGGAGCCTATCACATCATCCCATGCGCGGCTGCACTGGGACACTCTGACCACGTCATGGTTCACCTGATTTCCGCATACAGGTAGAAATTAAAGCTGTCAAAACCTGTTGTGAGGACATGTAAGAAGTGGACATGGGAGGCTGTGGAGGACCTTCAAGCGTGTTTGGACTGCACCACTGTCTGGataaataaccctaacccatacATCAGTTTTTGGGAGGACGGCTGCATCCCATCACCTACCAGGGTGAGTTACAACAGTGACAAACCCTGGTTCACAGTGTAACCCAGACAGTTGAGgttggtgaagaagaagaagacatttagGAGTGGGAACAGGGACAGGTTTAAAGAGTCCAAATACAAGTTTAGCAGGGCGGTGAGAGATGCTAAACGACAGCACTCAGAGAAACTCCAACACCAGTTCTCAGCTGATGACTCTGCTTCTGTCTGGAAAGTGCTCAGACAGATCACAAACTACAAACCTTCTGCCCCCCCACTCCAGTAATGACCTGCGCCTGGCCAACTGAATGAGTTCTACAGTCAATTTGAAAGACAATGGGATAGACCTGATACCACCCCCCACCAGCCCTGCCCAGGAGCTCCACTGCCAGCTCAGCAGGGATCTTTGACTCTCCACACCTGCCCACCACAGCGCCCCCTTCCCCCTCTACCACAGTGTCACCCTTTTCCATGCGAAGCAGCCAACCTGTCCTGTCCCACCTCAAGGACATCACCAACCCCCTCCTAGATCCCCTACAATTTGTCTACAGAGTCAATAGATCTGTAGACGATGCGGTTAACATGGCTCCAATTCATCTTCCAGCACCTGGACTCCCCAGGAACCTATGCTGTATGTGGACTTCAGCTCTACATTCAACACCATAATCCCTGCTCCGCTCCAGGACGAGCTCTCCCAGCTGAGCGTGTCTGACGCCATCTGCAGTAggatcacagacttcctgtaTGATAGTAGGCAACGTGTGAGGAAACAGGTCTCTGACCCCCGGAACATCAGTACCGGATCCCTCAAGGCTGCATTCTTTTTCTCTGATCTTCTCTCAGTGCACgaacagctgcacctccactcaccagtccgtcaaactcctgaagttcCAGACGACACCACCCTCATCTGACACCATCTGAGGTGGGGATCATCACCCTGTGTGACTCTCCAGTGGACACCGTTGAGTCATTCAGCTTCCTGGGCACCTTCATCACCCAGGACCTGAAGTGGAAGCTGAACATCCGCTCCTTCACCAGAAaagcccagcagaggatgtacctcctgcagcagctgaagaagttcaacctgccaaagCCGATGATGGTGAACTTCTACACTGGCATCATTGACTCCATCCTCACCTGCTCTATCACCATAATATTCCCTGCTGTTACTGCCAAGGACCGGGGCAGACTGCAGCACATCATTTGTTCCATAACAACAATATAACGTCAGCTGCTGGTTTAaactaattattaattattattatttctattagtAAAATGATATAGgaacaatagttttttttattgacaattAAGGAAACACAGTTACCACTAGAGGTCGCAAAGTTAACATGTGTTTTACTGCtctgatgtttgatttgatcaataatcaataatacaGCTTTAATGATTTTACCTTCATCTCAACAGCGTCCTTCAGTCTGCTCAtgtgttctttctctttgtccatCACTGTTACCTCGTGCATTTtatctgtgcacacacacacacacacacacaaaacagacacagtcAGTCTGTCATCTTCTCTGAACTGACTTTGATGCTGACAGACAGCTgctagccaatcagagagcagtgCTACCATTTAACCATGGTGACTTCTGACCTTGAGCCTGGAGCTTGGCGAACTCCTCCATCAGAGCATCCTGACTTTCTTCCAGCTGCCGCTTCTTCTGCTCCACCTTATGAAGGTCGTCAGTCAGAGACGACGACTTCGCCTGGAGCTGAAACAACAGAAACGTGACAtacctaaaatgaaaatgtaataaagataTTGATAGTATTATAATTACCTTATATAGAATGTAGTGATTTTTAAGTTGATAGATACAGACGCTGAAGTTATTTATAACAATATTGGCGCTGACAGGTGCTGAGCTCTTACTGACTGTcagacaggaagaaaaacttCCTCTCATCTCACCTGTGAGACGAGCAGCTGGAGGTGGCTAAGCTCCGTTTCGCTCGCCAACCTCCTGTAGGTGTTTTCCTTCAGGTCGAGCTCCAGCTGTTTGCTGTGGGTCACTAGAGACTTCACCTCAGACTTCAGCTTACTGATGTAGAGACGAGCAGTGGTGAACTCGTCCTCCATTGCTCCACTTGTCTCCATCATCTGAAGAGAGACGAGTTTATTAACGACACGATTAGTTTGACTTTAACAAACTCTTCTCATTGTAATCTTTTCTaatctttaatattttctaCACCAATTGAGTCAATGATAGAATAATGAATATACAGTTGTAATAATTAGGGAATAATCCTTTGTAGGAGACAAAAGATGTTTCGTTCTCAGACATATCGAGTGTTAGCGGTAGAGGACAATGACTGAAATGAGTCTTACAGCTTTGAGGTCGCTTGTTCCGAGGATGCTGCCAATGTCTCCCAGGTCTCTTAGCAGCAGATTGAGGATCTCAGCAGATCTCTTCTTATGATGCGAGCTGAGATCCTGCAGAGATGAGAACTCCCTCTGAACCGTCTCCAGACTCACCtacaaataccagagaagaagaatagCTGATTGCTACAAAACTTTCACAGTTTAGATGAATAAAGACAACGAACCCTGTTCAGAGTCACAACACATCCCACTTTTACTCAATTCATAGAATTAAGTGTCAAGAGTGAtaaatttcaaaatgttttacttgaGCAACATCTGGTGGTGGTATCAGTTATAACATGGTAGCAGATAGTCAAAAAGGGGTTAACCTCACAGTTTTGTGTGCAAGCTCCTCATTCAGCTGTTCGTTACAGCGGTTCttgtcctccacctcctgactCTTGTGGTCGTAGTTGACGGCGAGCTCCTCTAAAGCCTGAAGCacctccttcacttcctctttggcGGAATCATTGTCTCTGTGCAGCCGCGACAGCTCCCCCTGCAGACGCTCATAGTCCTGACGGCTCAACGCCAACAGCTAGACGAGTGAAGGGATCAATAATGGTTATCAATGGGTGGTTATAAATGATGGTTATCAGTTATTAATTCATGGACATATGGGACAGTAACACTTACCTCATCCTGATCGATCAGCTGCTGTTTAAGTTTCTCTGACAACTGACTCTGTTGATTGATCTCATCATCCTGAAACATGAGTCACCATATCAATAACCATTACCTTAACATATTGTTACTCTGACTAACCATTACTCAAACTAAAGATAATTACCATAACTAACTAAAGTAACCTGAGCAGATTCAGGTGAAACTCACTTTGTCATCCAGTTGCTTGTAAAGGTCAGTGATGAGCGCCTCATATCgaatcttctcctcttcagatAGAGGGTCGCTGGGCGTGGCCAAGCTGTCCATCACCAGTGTGGTGTCGGTGGTgctcttcctgttcctgttgcTCAGCTGCTCGTCCACAGGTACACACTCACCTGGACAGACATTTAACTTctttcatcaaccaatcacaagctTTAGATTTAGCTGTGCTGCACCACTCATGTCATACGCTTCACTCTCCACCTCACTGCTCCAATCATGTTACATCTCATTCTCCACTGCTGCATCAGTATTGctgcctccaccaccccagcatccacctgtaggctccgacgggggttataaatatttgctcatcactcctaTATCTGGGGGAGTGACGAAGTCGGAACGTCAAACAGTATATTTTgatgcaataaacatttcacatgtcagttgtctgactgaactatTACTGCCACTTTTCCATGatgttacaaactggttcttctcatgtagtgaatcctgttgttgtgttgatgtgttcagttccatcagcatctgttggacttgtgtcctgggagaggatcctcacatgggactctCTGAGCTTTATTTACtgttaataaagtttttgttttactcttgttgagttaagaacagaggaagttgatcCTTGTTAACATTTATGAGACAAACTGTCAATATGAGACAAAtaacatgtgattgattgatgattacTGTTACTGTCCTGTTACTATTACTTTTCTATAACTATTACCTTTACTGTTACTAATActattaacatttaattttactgCTACTAATGCTATTACTGTTACTTTAATTAGTACTAGTATTTTTACTATTAATGGTACTTTTTTAGAACTTTAGTTCTAGTAATATTACTTTTAATGTGACTGTAACTACAACTATTAGTACAAATTTCTAACCCCTATTACAATTACTTTCACTGTTACTAATTCTATTGCAGTTACTATcactaatactactaataacaTTATTAGAGTTTAATTTACTATTACTTTTACTAGTTCTAGTAATGTTACTTTTACTGTTACTAATACTATTACGAATAATTTTACTGTTACTATAACTATAACAATTGCTGATACTATTACTTTCATTCGTACTAGTAacagtattagtattagtactTATACTGGTACTATTACTAGAACTACTACTTTTACTGCTATTACTAATACTATTGCTATGTAGGCTActatgtgtatttatgtgtatatatacatatatgcatataattattattattatatacattcaatatttaGTACTTTTACTGTTATAAACAATACTAATACTATGTACTATGTAAGATActatgtatacatatatatatgcggatatatacatatatatgtatacaatTATTATCATCTTAATTTTAAGCAAactttttataaataatgttagtattttttttagaaTACAGGACAAGATGTTAGAAAATATCtcttgtacgtttgaaggtcttctgcacaaatgaAGTTACAAACTACCAGGAGATGTTAGCAGCCActagcggatgttagggactGATCTtgagttgtgcaccttagcgtcatcgAGTGTTTTTGGACGAACTTAAGGGTaggctgaggctaaaggtaaatctgagtggctactggcttgtatgggGGTTAGTGGGGTAGGTACCCCTAAGTGGGGTAGGTACCCTAACCCTACCCCAGTACTATGAAAGTCATGTtgctgctcagtagatcagacatcatgaCCTCTATGGCTTTTTTATGACCCACCTTCCTGAAACAatgatggttttaaaatgtgaacaCTGGATTATTTTGTTCACCTTTTCTCCAGCGTTTCAGCTCATTCTCCAGTTTCTGAATGACAACGTTCAGACTcctgttcttctctttctccttctcataCTTTTTCTTCCACTCCTCTGCCGTCAGCTCCAGGTTCACAGACACAGTGTTCTTTATGGTTTTAGctctgaaacagaaacacaggatgTGGTTCTACCTGGGACATCCTGTGCGAGTCAAGTCGCTGCTCGTGTCGATAGAAGGAAAACTGTTGATGAATGTATTTTCATTGCAACATACAGGCGAACTGATCTCATTTAGAACTTCAGGAATCTAGGTAAAGTACTGCTGGTACAGAAGAACTAAACTACTGTACTGAAGTATAAATAATacttgtgctgcagctctgacttcTGACCTTTTATTCCACATTATTCATCTGAAGACCTAGAATTCGATTTTTCCACCTCGCAGTTCTATGACTATGACAGCCACCAATCAAAAATTTAATTATACATCCATATCTGTGCAGACTCATCATTTGTCATGACAAGTTTTAAGTCATTTAATAAGTCATTAAGTATCttgctttattattatttcatgcaaGTATTGCATGATTCTTGCATTACAGCAGAAGCATGTTTGTAAggacactgtgacctttgaccataaTTTAGATTTCAGTCAGGACCATTCTAGTCAAAGAAatctttatttgaatctgcataAGTAACATTTGGCAGCATGGCTCTGGGACCTCCCTGCCCGTCCACATTGATACATGGGGAGCCtaagacagagagagcacaCCTCTCCATCTTTTCGTCATGTGGGCTGATGGGCAGACTGATGGACGGACTGTACGACAGCCTGATGGACGGACTAATGGATGGACTAATTGACAGACTAATGGATGGACTGATGGGTGGTCTGATGGACGGACTGATGGACGGTCcgatggatggattgatgggtTGACTAATGGATGGACTGATGGACGGACTGTTGGACAGTCTGACGGACGACTGATGGATGGACTGATGGATGGGCTAATGGACGGACTGTTGGACGGTCCAATGGACGGACCGATGAGTGGACTGATGGGTGGACTGATGGACGGACTGTTGGACGGACTAATGGGTGGACTGATGGACGGTCTGATGGACGGTCTGATAGACAGACTGATGAACGGTCCGATGGACAGACTGATGGGTGGACTGATGGACAGACTGATGGACAGTCTGATGGACGGACTGATGGATGGACTAATCGACAGACTAATGGACGGACTAATGGATGGACTGATGGACGAACTGATGGATGGACACACATTAAAAATTATGTGAATGTCTCTACAGATTCTGGAGAATcaactttgtttttctaaaatccCAAATTTCATGAGTTTGTgctgagatgtttttttgtttctcaagatcaagaaaataaagtaaaaagaatCAATGACAGCGATAATGTCATCAATGATCCTACGACAACTGCAGCTTTGATATAGAATTCATTTGAAGACTCTAAGTATTTTACTTTGGCAAGTACTGTATCTCAGGGCTTCCTGTTCAGTACCTCTGTCCAAACATGAGCGTGGACTTGGTCTCTGTCTCATTGTAAATGGACGGCGAGCAGCAGATGATGATGGTCGTTCGGCAGTTTCCTCCCAAAGAGTCCTGAAGAATTCGAGTCATCTTACTGTCTCTGTACGGGACGTGGGTTTTCTACACAccataaagacacaaacatgtcaaatatCTTCATACATGTTGACAGATCTAATAccttacaaaaataaaatcatcaaataaatgtattactGAGCACAGGAAGTAAAGTTGTGTAACACTAGGACACTGAAGCAGTGAGACAGGAAGTCACATGTCACTAACCGTCCCTTCACTCAAAGCAGCGATGACGTTCCCGAGAGCCGACAGAGACTTGTTGATGTTCTTTGCTTCGTCCAACACGGCGCCCTCTGCCCCTGTCTTACTCACCTGAACAACAGAAGGACAGACAGGTCAAAAAcaagacaggtgagagagagacgagggaaGACAGGTAAATAGAGATAGACAGGAGAAAGACAGGCAGGTGAAtagagacacacagggaaggatAGACAGGtgaatacagacagacaggtgaatagAGACAGAAAggctggagacagacaggggaaAGACAGTTatgtgagagagaaaaccagTTAGAGACAAACAGGTGAGATACAGACAGGTTAATAGAGAAAGACATGTTAGACAAGTTAGTGTCAGATAGgtgaaaagacacagacaggggagggcagacaggtgagagacagacacctTCTCGCTGCCTGCCAGGTCGACCAGGTAAAGTTTTCCCGACAGTTTCGTCTCCGTCTCCACATTCTCCTGCTTGATGTTGATCTGAAAAATACTGTGACTTCGAGAGCTGTGCTCGTTCATGTCTGCAAGAGGAAAACCACATTAAATCAGTCATTGTCCTCAGAGGAAAAACGCGTAAACACATTAAAGGAGATCCATTATGCTTGTTTTTGGGGGTTCTTCGTTTTGATTTgggattttatttgaaaagattCACAAGCTCCAAAGTTCAGAAATAACTTTAGTTTCTTTATTCTATAaatttctgcagcagcaggaggattcAGCTCATTGTTGGcactgttggtttctctataatttttaaaGTCTCGACTTAAATATGTGGAGAGCCTTGAGATCATATGCACTGCTCAAAGGAATTAAGGGACACtgaaatcacacatcagatcttaaTGAAtgattcaagttgaaaatctttactgatgaacATTGTATAATTATTTGAGAACAAAATGTCTTAACAACGACCAATCAGATGCACCAACACATGACGTCCAATAGGTGCTCAACTGGATTTAGGTCAGAGGAgcagtcaatggcatcaatgcaccaggaggaacccaggaccaactgcaccaggaggaacacAGGGTctactgcaccaggaggaacccaggaccaactgcaccaggaggaacacAGGGTctactgcaccaggaggaacccaggggccactgcatcaggaggaacccagggtctactgcaccaggaggaacaaAGGGTCCACTGCAACAGGGGGAAcccagggtccactgcaccaggaggaactcagggaccactgcaccaggaggaacccaggggccactgcaccaggaggaaccaggAGCCACTgccaggaggaacccaggaccaactgcaccaggaggaacacAGGGTctactgcaccaggaggaacccagggtccactgcaccaggagaaAACCAgggccactgcaccaggaggaacccaggaccaactgcaccaggaggaacccagggtccactgcaccaggaggaacccaggaccaactgcaccaggaggaacacAGGGTctactgcaccaggaggaacccagggtccactGCAACAGGAGAAACCAGGGCCAACCAGACAgggccactgcaccaggaggaacccaggggccactgcatcaggaggaacccagggtctactgcaccaggaggaacaaAGGGTCCACTGCAACAGGGGGAACCCAGGGTctactgcaccaggaggaactcaggggccactgcaccaggaggaacccaggggcccCTGCACCAGCGTAAGATCTGacaatcgctctgaggatttcatcctggtacctaacagcagtcagggagCCGTTGGCTGTGACGGTCTGTATGACCCTCCCAGGATCTGCCTCCTCAGACCTTCACTGATCCACCAAACTGGTCATAGATGATGTTACAGCAGCTTCACGTTCACCACAgcttctccagactctttcacacctgtcacatgtgctcagtgtgaaccagCTCTCATCTGTGAGGAGAACAAGGCTCCAGTGGTGAACCTGCTGGTCctggtgttctctggtgaaTAGAGCTGTGAGctcaggtcccactagaggacgtCGGCCCTCAGGCctcctcatggagtctgtttctgacagtttggtcagaaacacaCCAGTAGCCAgatggaggtcattttgtagagCAGTGCTCCTCCAGTTCCtccacaaaggagcagatactggTCCTGCTACTGGTTTGATGCTCTTCAACTGTCCAGCTTTCCTGGTGTAAcggtctcctggtgtctcctcctgttcctcctcacacaaaggagcagCAACAGTAGTGACAAGGAGCAGAACCCCGAACTAGAAGGAGTCAGGAAggatcagcagagagcagctgtctgtggacacCACATTAGAAACATTCCCTGTTTGGGGCTCGTCTTGCTTCCGCCTCCATTTCACCTGTTCTTACTttgatttgcaccaaagcagagAAACTGATTCACAACCACTGGTTCTTCTAATGGACACTTTGATTTCTGAAGTTGAACTTTACACTGTGAACATTAAGGTTCCCTCACTCAACTGAGCAGTGTATATATGATTTGGCcatatacaaattaaattgaattgaattgaaaagtagttgtagtagtgctttcagtagtagcagtagtaatAGTAGTCGTTAGTGGTATCAGTGGTAGTAGAAGTATCAATAGTAGtatcagtagtagtagtattagtagtataAGTACTttcagtagtagtagttgttgggacctggtatttgtgaactacagttcggcctacatgtgtaggCCAAATCCCg
Proteins encoded in this window:
- the LOC118120573 gene encoding kinesin heavy chain, with amino-acid sequence MADAGQCGLCGVKVMCRFRPLNEAERSRGDKFIPKFNGDETVVVSGKPYVFDRVFAPNTEQVQVYDTCAKQIVRDVLGGYNGTIFAYGQTASGKTHTMEGNLHDPPLMGIIPRISRDIFDHIYSMDENLEFHIKVSYFEIYLDKIRDLLDVSKINLAVHEDKNRVPFVKGCTERFVSSPDEVMDVIDEGKANRHVAVTNMNEHSSRSHSIFQINIKQENVETETKLSGKLYLVDLAGSEKVSKTGAEGAVLDEAKNINKSLSALGNVIAALSEGTKTHVPYRDSKMTRILQDSLGGNCRTTIIICCSPSIYNETETKSTLMFGQRAKTIKNTVSVNLELTAEEWKKKYEKEKEKNRSLNVVIQKLENELKRWRKGECVPVDEQLSNRNRKSTTDTTLVMDSLATPSDPLSEEEKIRYEALITDLYKQLDDKDDEINQQSQLSEKLKQQLIDQDELLALSRQDYERLQGELSRLHRDNDSAKEEVKEVLQALEELAVNYDHKSQEVEDKNRCNEQLNEELAHKTVSLETVQREFSSLQDLSSHHKKRSAEILNLLLRDLGDIGSILGTSDLKAMMETSGAMEDEFTTARLYISKLKSEVKSLVTHSKQLELDLKENTYRRLASETELSHLQLLVSQLQAKSSSLTDDLHKVEQKKRQLEESQDALMEEFAKLQAQDKMHEVTVMDKEKEHMSRLKDAVEMKTTLEEQMENHREVHQKQQSRLRDEIEQKHRDAEQLKDVNQALQLEMRKIQSDFDKLKTEDEKKDQKLQKLLFLNEKREQAKDDLKGLEETVAKELQTLNHLRNLFIQDVGSRVKNSLENDSDDAGGSLAQRQRIVFLENNLEQLSKVHKQLVRDNADLRCELPKQEKRLRATAERVKSLESSLKDAKQSAVRDRKRYQQEVDRIKEAVCSKNVSRRGHSAQIAKPIRAGHQQPSSSASIRLTIRGGGAPSNRRHLSPRQQHNHSYNTTSATSTP